One window of Deltaproteobacteria bacterium genomic DNA carries:
- a CDS encoding AbrB/MazE/SpoVT family DNA-binding domain-containing protein produces MSTGITKLFNNGGSQAVRLPKEFRFKGEEVIIRHYGNGVLLEPYEPNNWPPDYWALMPTIKDNEWERPIDQIPKAIEDEFDWL; encoded by the coding sequence ATGAGCACTGGCATCACAAAATTATTTAATAATGGGGGTTCGCAAGCCGTGCGTTTACCAAAAGAATTTCGTTTTAAGGGTGAAGAAGTCATAATTCGCCATTATGGTAACGGTGTATTACTAGAACCTTACGAACCTAATAATTGGCCTCCTGATTATTGGGCATTAATGCCAACTATTAAAGATAACGAATGGGAACGTCCCATTGATCAAATACCTAAAGCAATCGAAGATGAGTTCGATTGGCTATGA
- a CDS encoding type II toxin-antitoxin system VapC family toxin: MSYLLDTNTCSYVLKNSFAIAERLQKISPAMVHICAITIAEARTGSLKSINPSRLLHAWDYFLKPFCNRILPFDKEAAEHYGEIRADLEKQGNMIGDRDCMIAAIARCHGLILVTANTKEFQRVANLSIEDWRKI, encoded by the coding sequence ATGAGTTACTTATTAGATACAAACACTTGTTCTTACGTTCTCAAAAATAGTTTTGCTATTGCTGAACGGTTGCAAAAAATTTCCCCAGCTATGGTACACATATGTGCAATAACCATCGCCGAAGCCCGTACTGGTTCATTAAAAAGTATAAATCCATCTCGTTTACTTCACGCATGGGATTATTTTTTAAAACCATTTTGCAATCGTATTTTACCTTTTGATAAAGAAGCTGCTGAGCATTATGGTGAAATACGCGCAGATCTTGAAAAACAAGGCAATATGATTGGTGATCGAGATTGCATGATTGCCGCTATTGCCCGCTGTCATGGCTTAATTTTGGTCACAGCCAATACAAAAGAATTTCAACGTGTTGCAAATTTATCAATAGAAGATTGGCGTAAAATATAA